Proteins encoded within one genomic window of Cytophagales bacterium:
- a CDS encoding STN domain-containing protein, translating to MRQLITSVMCFVAVTVWSQSNLITLDLQEASAQEAMAQVMAQTNYQFAYNPDVLKDDPITLSLNQVQIDKALDKLFAQNYQVKVRGSYVVLLPRKQEESAPKKNSIQIKGAVLEASTNRQLEDVTIYEVQTLKPVFTDASGNYSLEIELPDEVAFIAISKEHYQDTVIQVKRNEFWKISLRRKDKAPKAKEEKVDKVQQKFLSDKISMHAKNVNLTERRFFQLALTPGLSTNGFLSGQFTNKVSINMIAGYSHAVEGAEFGGALNMSRSYVQGVQMSGGVNINGELTNGVQFAGISNITLADLKGWQAAGFSNQVDQASAVQMAGGMNFSKNMKGVQIAGMSNWNQYEYHGVQISGGLNYTRKLKGIQIGVVNVADSVAGGMMLGVVNWAKNGFHVLEFSSNDVAPYNLAFKSGVEAFYTILRAGINPHDNQLWDYGMGIGTLARWKEKTFIDLEATYHVIQPLDQRFIDGVNVSTRVQMRFGYRLANKIQLIGGPVLHFLFFKPKNIEDLSFADRFGRSTLSSTQTNSFSRKWWLGYAFAVRF from the coding sequence GTGCGACAACTGATCACAAGTGTAATGTGCTTTGTGGCGGTTACGGTCTGGTCTCAATCCAATCTGATCACACTTGACTTACAAGAAGCATCTGCTCAAGAAGCGATGGCTCAGGTGATGGCCCAGACCAATTATCAATTTGCTTATAACCCGGACGTGCTGAAAGATGACCCTATCACCTTATCACTGAATCAGGTACAGATAGATAAGGCTTTAGACAAGTTGTTTGCTCAGAATTATCAGGTCAAAGTTCGGGGTAGTTATGTGGTTTTACTACCAAGAAAACAAGAAGAATCCGCTCCAAAGAAAAACAGCATTCAAATTAAGGGAGCGGTACTGGAGGCATCCACCAATCGACAATTGGAAGACGTGACCATTTATGAAGTACAAACCTTAAAGCCAGTTTTTACGGATGCTTCAGGTAATTATTCGCTGGAAATAGAACTCCCTGATGAAGTAGCGTTTATCGCGATCAGCAAAGAGCATTATCAGGATACAGTGATACAGGTGAAGCGCAATGAGTTTTGGAAGATCTCACTCAGGCGAAAGGATAAAGCACCGAAAGCAAAGGAGGAGAAAGTGGATAAAGTCCAACAGAAATTTCTAAGTGACAAGATATCTATGCATGCTAAAAACGTCAATTTGACGGAAAGGCGGTTTTTTCAGTTAGCGCTTACACCTGGTTTGAGTACCAATGGTTTTCTAAGTGGTCAGTTTACGAATAAGGTTTCGATCAACATGATTGCAGGTTACAGTCATGCAGTGGAAGGAGCGGAATTTGGAGGTGCACTGAACATGTCGCGGAGTTATGTGCAGGGTGTGCAGATGTCCGGAGGTGTAAATATCAATGGAGAATTGACCAATGGTGTTCAGTTTGCTGGCATATCCAATATTACGCTTGCTGATCTGAAGGGCTGGCAGGCTGCAGGTTTTTCTAATCAAGTTGATCAGGCCTCCGCCGTACAAATGGCCGGTGGGATGAATTTCTCAAAGAACATGAAAGGGGTACAGATTGCCGGAATGAGCAACTGGAATCAATATGAATATCATGGGGTCCAAATTTCCGGTGGACTGAATTACACCAGAAAGTTGAAGGGCATTCAAATAGGTGTGGTGAATGTTGCAGATTCCGTAGCGGGAGGAATGATGCTGGGAGTGGTTAACTGGGCCAAAAATGGATTTCATGTACTGGAGTTCAGTTCCAATGATGTTGCTCCGTACAACCTGGCCTTCAAGTCAGGAGTAGAGGCTTTTTATACCATCCTGAGAGCCGGTATCAATCCACATGACAATCAATTATGGGATTATGGCATGGGAATCGGAACATTGGCCCGATGGAAAGAAAAGACATTCATCGATCTTGAAGCAACGTATCACGTCATTCAACCCCTGGATCAAAGATTCATCGATGGCGTCAATGTCTCCACACGAGTACAAATGCGATTCGGTTATCGTCTGGCCAACAAAATCCAGCTCATCGGCGGCCCTGTTTTGCATTTCCTGTTCTTCAAACCGAAAAACATCGAAGATCTCAGTTTTGCTGATCGATTTGGCCGCAGCACCCTTTCCAGTACCCAAACCAATTCCTTCTCCAGAAAATGGTGGTTGGGTTATGCATTTGCTGTGAGGTTTTAG
- a CDS encoding FecR domain-containing protein has protein sequence MEQKPSYRPSSEAFAAYFSGELSSDEKRALEDWANTSSANKDELEQLRFVWQDLGALQLQDVTLDKELAFQKVKLKKESLTDSSMAFPIWRVAATVLLLITISWWFWKPTPEPVVYASSGIQKINLSDGSMVSLNDQAVLTYPEQFGDHERGLQLTGEAFFSVAEDKDRPFHIEASGVIITVLGTEFNVASLENIVVVSVSTGHVEVKSDFTTEILNAGDQITLNLNNESFTSGTNSASGIEFYWRDQKLTFDGVNLSEVLHDLKQVFDVEVNVSDEAILTCRLQANFEKQSLEEILEIIALSQNLEVSTDGAEYLLTGSGCDN, from the coding sequence ATGGAGCAAAAACCATCATATCGACCATCATCTGAGGCATTTGCCGCTTATTTTTCAGGAGAGCTTTCTTCGGACGAAAAGCGAGCACTCGAAGATTGGGCAAACACTTCGTCAGCCAATAAGGATGAACTGGAACAATTGCGATTTGTTTGGCAAGATCTGGGTGCACTTCAACTTCAGGATGTGACTTTAGATAAGGAATTGGCCTTTCAGAAAGTCAAGCTGAAAAAAGAGAGCCTTACTGACAGTAGTATGGCATTCCCGATTTGGCGGGTGGCCGCCACTGTATTATTGTTGATCACGATTTCCTGGTGGTTTTGGAAGCCTACACCGGAACCGGTTGTCTATGCTTCATCAGGTATTCAAAAGATCAATTTATCAGACGGTTCGATGGTATCCCTCAATGATCAGGCAGTATTGACTTATCCCGAACAATTTGGTGATCATGAAAGAGGGCTTCAATTAACAGGAGAGGCTTTCTTTAGCGTAGCGGAAGATAAGGATCGTCCATTTCACATAGAAGCCAGTGGGGTGATCATCACTGTCTTAGGAACGGAATTCAACGTAGCGTCGCTGGAAAATATTGTAGTAGTGAGTGTGTCCACTGGGCATGTGGAAGTGAAATCGGATTTTACGACAGAAATATTAAATGCAGGAGATCAAATTACCTTGAACCTTAATAATGAATCGTTCACTTCAGGCACAAATTCCGCTTCTGGTATAGAATTCTACTGGCGAGATCAAAAGCTGACTTTCGATGGAGTTAACCTATCTGAAGTATTGCACGACCTTAAACAGGTATTTGATGTGGAAGTGAATGTTTCTGATGAAGCCATACTTACTTGTCGATTGCAAGCCAACTTTGAAAAGCAATCGCTGGAAGAGATCCTCGAGATCATCGCCTTATCGCAAAATCTGGAAGTTTCTACTGATGGTGCCGAGTACCTACTAACTGGATCAGGGTGCGACAACTGA
- a CDS encoding RNA polymerase sigma-70 factor: MTDRSFHIIPTEEKAFRDFFDAHYPVMVSFAMNYVSDQDQAEELVQDVFANVWSKAATLKLQSSPRAYLFSSTRNACLNFLKHKKVEQAYLEQTTFHQEQGDAVEYEELIVRLERALDKVPEKCREIFELNRFHGKRYKEIAEELGLSLKTVENQMGKALKILRQELGDYLPFIIWLWWNGGKF, from the coding sequence GTGACCGACCGATCTTTCCACATCATTCCTACCGAAGAAAAAGCATTTCGGGATTTTTTTGATGCTCACTATCCGGTGATGGTGAGCTTTGCTATGAATTATGTTTCGGATCAGGATCAAGCCGAGGAGCTGGTACAGGATGTATTTGCCAATGTTTGGTCTAAAGCTGCTACCTTAAAATTGCAATCTTCGCCCCGGGCTTATCTGTTTTCATCTACAAGAAATGCCTGCCTGAATTTCCTCAAACACAAGAAAGTTGAGCAAGCTTATCTGGAGCAAACCACCTTCCATCAGGAGCAGGGCGATGCGGTTGAATATGAGGAATTGATTGTACGGTTGGAACGAGCCCTGGATAAAGTGCCGGAGAAATGTCGTGAAATTTTTGAGTTGAATCGTTTCCATGGCAAACGCTACAAAGAGATCGCTGAGGAACTTGGGTTGTCCCTGAAAACGGTAGAAAACCAAATGGGAAAAGCCTTGAAAATACTTAGACAAGAGTTGGGAGATTACCTGCCTTTCATTATTTGGTTATGGTGGAATGGGGGTAAATTTTAG
- a CDS encoding SRPBCC family protein, which produces MTQFGKLINPTTLQFERMLPGPIEHVWEYITDGEKRALWFAGGPTDPSPGGNMQLVFNNSKFSNPPDPTPEKYKDFGDGFISEAKVLTCEPPSLFVIEWEGEVTFQLEEVGDQVKLTLTHSKLQDSKDAIVGTLAGWHTHLNILEDRVAGKAPKGFWSVHMPLEEAYAERLDS; this is translated from the coding sequence ATGACACAATTCGGCAAACTCATCAATCCAACTACCCTACAATTTGAGCGCATGCTACCAGGACCTATTGAACATGTATGGGAGTACATCACCGATGGCGAAAAACGTGCCCTGTGGTTTGCAGGTGGTCCAACGGATCCCAGTCCAGGAGGTAACATGCAATTGGTCTTTAACAATTCTAAGTTTTCCAACCCACCCGATCCAACTCCGGAGAAATATAAAGACTTTGGCGATGGATTCATTTCCGAAGCGAAAGTGCTGACTTGCGAACCTCCTTCGCTTTTTGTCATAGAATGGGAAGGTGAAGTGACCTTTCAGTTGGAGGAAGTAGGAGATCAGGTAAAATTGACGTTGACCCATAGCAAACTCCAGGATAGTAAAGACGCCATCGTAGGTACGCTTGCTGGCTGGCACACCCATTTGAACATTCTGGAAGATCGAGTGGCTGGTAAAGCCCCAAAAGGTTTTTGGTCGGTGCACATGCCTTTGGAAGAGGCCTATGCTGAAAGATTAGATTCATGA
- a CDS encoding metalloregulator ArsR/SmtB family transcription factor, producing MRRDVFQAIADPTRREIIGMLAEKTANVNELSDNFSMSRTAVSKHLRILQECGVVEVVKQGRERHCRARLDALAEVAVWINQYRLFWNDSLDRLEALLNQEDQTPKKLKS from the coding sequence ATGCGAAGAGACGTATTCCAGGCCATTGCCGATCCTACACGCCGGGAGATCATTGGGATGTTAGCAGAAAAGACTGCCAACGTGAACGAACTATCCGATAACTTTTCCATGAGTCGTACTGCAGTATCAAAGCACTTGCGGATTTTACAAGAATGTGGTGTGGTCGAAGTGGTCAAGCAAGGTAGAGAACGCCATTGCAGGGCCAGATTAGACGCATTAGCAGAAGTGGCGGTCTGGATCAATCAATACCGCTTGTTCTGGAACGACAGTCTGGATCGATTGGAAGCCTTGTTGAATCAGGAAGATCAAACCCCTAAAAAATTGAAATCATGA
- the cobC gene encoding alpha-ribazole phosphatase → MEVYLIRHTTPDVDRSICYGQTDLALKNTFEEEAQVILDQLPNWFDRIYTSPLIRCHSLANTIPASEVIVESRLRELSFGEWEMQPWKALPQPDFDQWKQNFVHQGPPNGESMQDLQTRVMSWWNEIIDDLNSPVGIVAHFAVIRVFMAAIQNTSLEDVFNQERMEYGAVFRLDL, encoded by the coding sequence ATGGAAGTCTATCTCATCCGACATACCACTCCTGACGTTGATCGGAGTATCTGCTATGGCCAAACTGATCTTGCCCTGAAAAACACTTTTGAAGAAGAAGCACAAGTGATTTTGGATCAGTTACCCAATTGGTTTGATCGGATTTACACGAGTCCCTTGATCCGTTGCCATTCCCTGGCAAATACAATTCCTGCCAGTGAAGTAATCGTAGAGTCCAGACTTAGAGAGTTGAGTTTTGGTGAGTGGGAGATGCAACCCTGGAAAGCGTTACCTCAACCAGATTTTGATCAATGGAAACAAAACTTCGTTCATCAGGGGCCACCAAACGGTGAATCCATGCAAGACTTACAAACAAGAGTTATGTCCTGGTGGAATGAAATCATTGATGACTTAAATTCTCCTGTGGGTATCGTCGCTCACTTTGCCGTGATCCGGGTATTCATGGCCGCCATTCAAAACACGTCCTTAGAAGATGTATTCAATCAGGAGCGTATGGAATACGGCGCTGTTTTTCGATTGGATTTGTAA
- a CDS encoding methyl-accepting chemotaxis protein: MSEETKELFYLFVMTIVALIIGLIWIKRDFKDSFLGKIMMWVGVLAGEMSLLTYFAGTMGFVHMLWVFPLIFFQVYLLSRHTFRHVHVPLYRMTKRINQISMGDLSVNFREINVHGKEDEIGSLKGSLSRVLSSLRSVNEFATGISSGDLNVTYQRLGENDQMGNSLLMMRDNLKAVLTDVSHALHQATEQGQLQAKINIEGKAGVWGEISEGVNQLLDSFREPLAEINRIVASLSSGDLTQRYEKEATGDIGEMVTNLNAALNQLDGLLLRIADGVRVFDRSSEEMKRSTSDMATNTTEIAASISEMSAGSHLQMKKSDESSILVESIQKATTSMEIQAREIHRAALLSASTCEQGLQRITSMEKRMTELTELSGQAEHSTNALTQQARAIDEVLNVMSEIATQTNMLALNAAIEAAQAGEVGRGFAVVAEEIRKLAENSRSSAEEIGVLIASVQSHTADTTLAVKNMNTGVEESAEAAQEAMKAFGNILETTSKTSQLSEGISQSAASQVSNVKKIVEVTENVVVVAEETAAGTDEVAASAEQLSSGMKVAYDKMDILTTVSENLAEGLASIKFSNQTASPEHQ; the protein is encoded by the coding sequence ATGAGCGAAGAAACCAAAGAACTCTTCTACTTATTTGTAATGACCATTGTGGCCCTGATCATTGGGCTGATTTGGATCAAAAGGGATTTTAAAGACTCCTTTCTTGGGAAGATCATGATGTGGGTAGGTGTCTTAGCAGGAGAGATGTCACTGCTGACTTACTTCGCTGGAACCATGGGATTTGTTCACATGCTGTGGGTTTTTCCTTTGATTTTTTTCCAGGTCTATTTGCTGTCCAGGCATACCTTCAGACATGTGCATGTACCGCTGTACCGCATGACCAAACGTATCAATCAGATTTCCATGGGTGACCTATCAGTGAATTTCAGGGAGATCAATGTGCACGGAAAAGAAGATGAGATCGGAAGTTTGAAGGGCTCGCTTTCCCGTGTTTTATCTTCCTTACGGAGTGTGAATGAATTTGCTACGGGGATCAGTTCCGGAGATTTGAATGTGACTTATCAGCGTTTAGGTGAAAATGACCAAATGGGAAATTCCTTGCTCATGATGCGCGATAATTTGAAAGCCGTCTTAACTGACGTAAGCCATGCCTTGCATCAGGCAACTGAACAAGGTCAACTTCAAGCGAAAATTAACATAGAAGGAAAGGCCGGAGTTTGGGGAGAGATCAGTGAAGGGGTTAACCAGTTGCTTGATTCTTTTCGTGAACCATTGGCAGAGATCAACCGGATCGTAGCGTCATTATCTTCAGGAGACCTTACCCAACGTTATGAAAAAGAAGCTACCGGAGATATCGGAGAAATGGTGACAAACTTGAATGCTGCTTTGAACCAGTTGGATGGCCTCTTGTTACGGATTGCGGATGGAGTGAGGGTGTTTGATCGTTCTTCAGAAGAAATGAAGCGCTCCACAAGTGACATGGCTACCAATACAACTGAGATAGCTGCGTCCATCAGTGAAATGAGTGCCGGTAGTCATTTGCAAATGAAGAAATCCGATGAATCTTCAATCCTGGTAGAAAGCATCCAAAAAGCAACTACTTCCATGGAGATTCAGGCAAGAGAGATCCATCGAGCTGCCTTGTTAAGTGCATCCACCTGTGAGCAGGGACTACAGCGCATTACTTCTATGGAGAAGCGCATGACAGAACTGACAGAGCTTTCGGGACAGGCGGAACATTCTACCAATGCACTCACCCAACAGGCCCGAGCAATTGATGAGGTATTAAATGTCATGTCGGAAATTGCGACCCAAACCAATATGCTCGCTTTGAATGCAGCGATTGAAGCTGCTCAGGCGGGGGAGGTAGGGAGAGGGTTCGCTGTAGTCGCAGAAGAGATTCGAAAGCTGGCAGAGAATTCACGCAGTTCCGCTGAGGAAATCGGTGTGCTGATTGCATCCGTCCAGTCCCACACGGCAGATACGACGCTTGCTGTAAAGAACATGAACACAGGTGTGGAAGAAAGTGCTGAAGCAGCACAAGAAGCCATGAAAGCCTTTGGGAACATCCTGGAAACTACCTCGAAGACCAGTCAATTATCAGAAGGTATTAGTCAGTCAGCAGCCTCACAAGTGAGTAATGTCAAGAAGATTGTGGAAGTGACAGAAAATGTGGTTGTGGTGGCTGAAGAAACTGCGGCAGGGACCGATGAAGTAGCGGCATCTGCCGAACAATTGTCCAGTGGGATGAAAGTAGCCTATGACAAGATGGACATCCTGACGACCGTTTCAGAGAACCTGGCGGAGGGATTAGCTTCCATTAAGTTTTCTAATCAAACTGCATCACCAGAACATCAATAA
- a CDS encoding glycoside hydrolase family 2 TIM barrel-domain containing protein, translating into MEKEKPYDWENPEVFNVNQEQTRAYFIPYATEHQLLSGERETSPYFQSLNGDWKFHYSTNPGDRPLDFHQTGFNPANWNEIPVPSNVELQGYGLPIYVNKQYPYPANPPHIPHEFNPVASYLRTFEIPDDWSEKEILLHFEGIGAAAYYWINGQNLGYSQDSKTAVEFKITNYLQPGPNVLAVEVYRWCDGSYLEGQDFWRLSGIDRDVYLLARPKSHVRDFFVETDLSDNFQKGSLKVNLEFSAPEEGTHVNLHLRDLSGNHEVASGRLKAAHEMVWESFIEQPRHWSAEFPQLYQLVISLISDGGETKEVIGCRVGFRRSEIRDGLLQINGKPVTLKGVNRHEHDEHTGHVISEESMIQDILLMKQFNINAVRNSHYPCCPRWYELCDEYGLYVVDEANIESHGLGVRFQGDEIPYDPKTHISNLMEWKAAYLDRIQKMVERDKNFPSIITWSLGNEAENGQHFYTAYDWIKARDTSRPVQYEQADEDENTDIVCPMYPTVEAIEEYGKKETIRPLIMCEYAHAMGNSTGNLQEYWAIIDKYPSLQGGFIWDWVDQGLKGLKGGQEFWGYGGDFGAQQLPHDHNFCINGLVFPDRTPHPSLWEVKKVYQSVKIDFDKKSWLLSITNQYDFFKLQGCNITWTLEADGEVLSEEFYDLSSLVSGDSEAIELYLDEDHPSAVDVYLSVFVSLSTDWGVLEAGHELAREQFQLQAGAIASFSTKEGEELLCTLENEVLSIQGTSFDISIEKGVLAGLVFDGTEILNDALRPHFWRAPTDNDFGNQMPERLGFWRTASQAIAITEWSWRQLSPEEVLIISVWSVPEEAVSLAINYHIFNSGVIDIQCDFQVNATSLPELPRIGLIVGITKDFDQLEWLGRGPHENYWDRQSAAFIGKYQSTVKEQYVPYISPQENGLKTDTTLLKLTDQASKGLQIRGDHKFQFSALPFSPEDLTQTSRGTMHTYDLNPQDRIILCLDHLHMGVGGDDSWGALVHEAYRIPATGYQFGFSLRII; encoded by the coding sequence ATGGAAAAAGAAAAACCATACGACTGGGAAAATCCTGAGGTATTTAACGTCAATCAGGAGCAAACCAGGGCCTACTTCATTCCTTATGCTACTGAACATCAGCTCTTATCCGGGGAGCGGGAAACTTCACCCTATTTTCAATCCCTGAATGGGGACTGGAAATTTCATTATTCAACAAATCCAGGGGATAGGCCGCTAGACTTTCATCAAACAGGTTTTAATCCAGCAAATTGGAATGAAATTCCTGTGCCTTCTAATGTAGAATTACAGGGATATGGATTGCCCATATATGTCAACAAGCAATATCCTTATCCAGCCAATCCACCCCATATTCCACATGAATTTAACCCTGTAGCTTCTTATCTGCGAACCTTTGAAATTCCAGATGATTGGTCCGAAAAAGAGATATTACTTCATTTTGAGGGGATTGGAGCAGCAGCTTACTACTGGATCAATGGACAAAATCTCGGCTACAGCCAGGACTCTAAGACAGCAGTAGAATTCAAGATCACCAATTATTTGCAACCTGGGCCAAATGTTTTGGCGGTAGAAGTCTATCGGTGGTGTGACGGATCCTACCTCGAAGGACAGGATTTTTGGCGATTGAGTGGGATTGACCGGGATGTTTATTTATTGGCCCGTCCTAAAAGTCATGTTCGGGATTTTTTCGTGGAAACCGATCTCTCCGATAATTTTCAGAAAGGCTCCTTAAAAGTCAATTTAGAATTTTCAGCACCTGAAGAAGGTACTCATGTCAATTTGCATTTAAGAGATCTGTCAGGAAATCATGAGGTTGCAAGCGGTCGATTGAAAGCGGCTCACGAAATGGTTTGGGAATCATTTATCGAACAACCAAGACACTGGAGTGCCGAATTTCCTCAACTCTATCAATTGGTCATTTCTTTGATCTCGGATGGCGGTGAAACAAAGGAAGTCATTGGTTGCCGTGTAGGATTCAGGAGGTCGGAGATTCGAGATGGCTTACTTCAAATCAATGGTAAACCAGTCACGTTAAAAGGCGTCAATCGTCACGAACATGATGAGCATACCGGGCATGTGATTTCCGAGGAAAGTATGATCCAGGACATCTTGTTGATGAAACAGTTCAACATCAACGCGGTGCGGAACAGTCACTATCCCTGCTGCCCACGGTGGTACGAGCTCTGCGATGAATATGGCCTTTATGTAGTGGATGAAGCAAACATCGAATCACATGGCTTAGGAGTTCGGTTTCAGGGTGATGAAATTCCGTATGATCCAAAAACACATATTTCCAACCTTATGGAATGGAAAGCGGCCTACTTGGACCGGATCCAAAAGATGGTAGAACGTGATAAGAATTTCCCATCGATCATTACCTGGTCGTTAGGAAATGAGGCAGAAAATGGTCAGCACTTCTATACAGCCTATGATTGGATCAAGGCGAGGGATACTTCCCGTCCGGTTCAATATGAACAAGCAGATGAAGATGAGAATACAGATATTGTCTGTCCGATGTATCCGACCGTTGAGGCCATAGAAGAGTACGGAAAGAAAGAAACAATCCGTCCGCTGATCATGTGCGAATATGCCCATGCAATGGGTAATAGTACCGGCAATTTGCAGGAGTACTGGGCGATCATCGACAAATATCCATCCCTACAGGGAGGCTTTATTTGGGATTGGGTGGATCAAGGATTGAAAGGGCTGAAAGGAGGGCAGGAATTCTGGGGTTATGGTGGCGATTTTGGTGCCCAACAGCTACCACATGACCATAATTTTTGTATCAATGGATTGGTATTTCCGGACCGGACGCCACATCCGTCTTTATGGGAAGTCAAGAAGGTTTATCAAAGTGTCAAGATCGATTTTGACAAAAAATCATGGCTTTTAAGTATTACCAATCAGTACGATTTTTTCAAACTCCAGGGCTGCAATATTACTTGGACACTAGAAGCTGATGGAGAAGTGTTGAGTGAAGAATTTTATGATTTGTCCTCATTGGTATCTGGTGATTCTGAAGCAATTGAACTTTACCTTGATGAGGATCATCCCTCCGCTGTAGATGTTTACCTCTCAGTATTTGTCTCCTTGTCCACGGATTGGGGAGTCTTGGAGGCGGGGCATGAATTGGCGAGAGAACAATTCCAATTGCAAGCAGGGGCGATAGCTTCATTTTCAACAAAAGAAGGAGAAGAACTATTATGTACCTTAGAAAACGAGGTGTTGTCAATTCAAGGAACATCTTTTGATATATCGATAGAAAAGGGGGTGTTAGCAGGGCTGGTTTTTGATGGTACGGAAATATTGAATGACGCGTTGCGACCACATTTCTGGCGTGCTCCTACAGACAATGATTTTGGGAATCAAATGCCGGAACGACTTGGATTCTGGAGGACTGCCAGTCAGGCAATTGCAATCACAGAATGGTCCTGGAGACAATTGTCACCAGAAGAGGTGCTGATCATAAGTGTATGGAGTGTTCCCGAAGAAGCGGTTTCTCTCGCAATTAATTATCATATTTTCAATTCAGGGGTCATTGATATCCAATGCGATTTTCAAGTAAATGCAACGTCCTTACCAGAACTGCCAAGAATCGGATTAATAGTGGGTATCACAAAAGATTTTGATCAATTGGAGTGGTTGGGTAGAGGGCCACATGAAAACTATTGGGATCGGCAATCAGCTGCTTTTATTGGGAAATATCAAAGCACGGTTAAGGAACAATATGTACCTTACATTAGTCCGCAGGAGAATGGTTTAAAGACGGATACAACCTTGTTGAAATTAACAGATCAGGCAAGTAAAGGCCTTCAAATTCGAGGAGATCATAAGTTTCAATTCTCTGCTTTGCCTTTTTCACCCGAAGACCTTACCCAAACGTCCCGAGGAACGATGCATACCTACGATTTGAATCCCCAAGATCGGATCATCCTTTGCCTGGATCACCTGCACATGGGGGTAGGTGGCGATGACTCCTGGGGAGCGCTGGTGCATGAAGCATATCGCATACCTGCAACGGGATATCAGTTTGGGTTTAGTCTGAGAATCATTTAA